One part of the Clostridium thermosuccinogenes genome encodes these proteins:
- the nagZ gene encoding beta-N-acetylhexosaminidase: MARQKGLLKGKMLKRVIIILLFLNILLASFIFGYSIARKSYEAGEDSNKPGGSTASPSGDQPAEDTIQEPKNPIKEHIKGMTLEEKIGQMVVVGLDGYTVDEKARKMIEDYKIGGFVLFGRNIKDSGQLLELTNSLKEVNRKNKIPLFISVDEEGGRVTRMPEELKKLPAAGVIGKTGDESYSFEVGRTIAGEIKALGFNMNFAPVLDINSNPKNPVIGDRAFGSEPEVVTRLGVQAMKGIQSEDIIPVVKHFPGHGDTSTDSHVGLPRVDNGLDRLKSFELLPFKKAIENGADAVMVAHILLPEIDPDYPSSLSEIVINDILREDCGFDGVVFTDDITMGAITENYDIGDAAVKSVSAGADIVLVCHGYDREEAVINVLKSAVSKGDIPEERLDESLYRILKLKEKYGLADDRIDSVNIEEINSRIDAVLR; this comes from the coding sequence TTGGCGCGTCAGAAAGGATTGTTAAAAGGTAAAATGTTAAAAAGAGTGATAATTATTCTACTGTTTCTGAATATTTTGCTGGCTTCATTTATATTCGGATATTCCATCGCAAGAAAAAGCTATGAGGCCGGCGAAGACAGCAACAAGCCCGGGGGCAGTACAGCATCACCTTCCGGGGATCAGCCTGCGGAGGATACCATACAAGAGCCTAAAAATCCGATAAAAGAGCACATCAAAGGTATGACATTGGAGGAAAAGATCGGGCAGATGGTTGTAGTCGGTCTTGACGGATACACGGTGGACGAGAAGGCCAGAAAGATGATAGAAGACTACAAAATAGGAGGATTTGTCCTTTTTGGCAGGAACATAAAAGATTCCGGCCAACTGCTGGAGCTTACCAATTCTTTAAAGGAAGTCAACCGGAAGAACAAGATTCCGCTGTTTATTTCAGTGGATGAAGAAGGGGGAAGGGTAACCAGAATGCCGGAGGAGCTTAAGAAGCTTCCTGCGGCCGGAGTTATCGGAAAGACCGGTGATGAAAGCTATTCCTTTGAAGTGGGCAGAACCATAGCCGGAGAGATAAAAGCCCTGGGGTTTAATATGAACTTTGCTCCGGTATTGGATATAAACAGCAACCCAAAAAATCCTGTCATAGGGGACAGAGCCTTCGGTTCTGAGCCGGAGGTGGTAACCAGGCTCGGAGTTCAGGCCATGAAGGGCATTCAGTCGGAAGATATTATACCGGTGGTGAAGCATTTCCCCGGTCATGGGGATACCTCCACCGATTCCCATGTGGGTCTGCCAAGAGTTGATAATGGTTTGGACAGGCTAAAGAGCTTTGAACTGCTTCCTTTTAAAAAGGCCATAGAAAACGGAGCAGACGCGGTTATGGTGGCGCATATTTTGCTTCCTGAAATTGACCCGGATTATCCATCGTCCCTTTCGGAAATTGTCATTAACGACATTTTAAGAGAGGATTGCGGTTTTGACGGAGTCGTATTTACCGATGATATAACTATGGGTGCGATAACGGAAAATTATGATATAGGTGATGCAGCCGTCAAATCCGTATCTGCCGGAGCTGACATTGTTCTTGTCTGCCATGGGTATGACAGGGAAGAAGCCGTAATAAACGTTTTGAAATCTGCCGTATCAAAGGGTGATATCCCGGAGGAGAGGCTGGATGAGAGCCTTTACAGGATATTGAAACTTAAAGAAAAGTATGGTTTGGCCGATGACAGGATAGATTCGGTCAATATTGAAGAAATAAATAGCAGAATTGACGCGGTGCTGCGCTAA
- the yfcE gene encoding phosphodiesterase: MKLFFISDIHGSLHYARMALEAYKKENAGYIAILGDQLYHGARNPLPKEYNPKETAALLNGFADKIIAVRGNCDSEVDEMVLDYPIMSTYSTILYNDRRLFLTHGHIYGESNLPKLKAGDVLIYGHTHIPKAEKRGDIYIINPGSITFPKENHPNTYGILEGNCFRIKDFYGNVYMEVSLD; the protein is encoded by the coding sequence ATGAAGCTGTTTTTTATTTCAGACATACATGGTTCTTTGCATTATGCCAGGATGGCCCTGGAGGCTTACAAAAAAGAAAACGCGGGATATATTGCAATACTGGGGGATCAACTGTATCATGGAGCAAGAAATCCTCTTCCTAAGGAATATAACCCTAAGGAAACGGCAGCATTGCTTAACGGATTTGCCGATAAAATTATTGCTGTAAGAGGCAATTGCGACAGTGAAGTGGATGAAATGGTGCTGGATTATCCAATCATGTCGACTTATTCTACCATTTTATATAATGACAGGAGGCTTTTTCTGACCCATGGACACATATATGGCGAAAGCAATCTTCCGAAGCTAAAGGCAGGGGATGTATTGATATACGGGCATACCCATATACCCAAAGCGGAGAAAAGAGGGGACATATATATTATTAATCCCGGCTCCATAACTTTCCCCAAGGAAAATCATCCCAATACCTACGGGATTTTAGAGGGAAATTGCTTCAGGATCAAGGATTTTTATGGGAATGTATATATGGAAGTGTCTTTGGACTGA
- a CDS encoding cation-translocating P-type ATPase, translating into MWFSKTQEEVLRELGVDRATGLSSEEAKARLEKYGRNKLKGKPKKSLAALFFDQLKDMLIYVLLGAALITMIIGEYVDAVIILLVVVLNAIIGVVQEYKAEKAIEALQQMTTPKALVRRDGQVKEVNSEEVVPGDIVIIDAGRYIPADLRLIDSANLQIEESALTGESVPSDKDAEAIFDDPKTGIGDRSNMAFMSTLATYGRGEGVVVATAMDTEIGKIAKILDEDNEEMTPLQKRLDELGRILGFIAIGICVLIFVISLFQKRDLFEMFLTAISLAVAAIPEGLAAIVAIVLALGVQRMSKINAIVKKLPAVETLGSVNIICSDKTGTLTQNKMTVVKYYTLNNLKDVPAEGSNFSASQDEAELIKTFVLCSDATYENGQGTGDPTEVALVVLGNRYNLEKNELNSKHQRVAEKPFDSDRKLMSTLNVEGNGYRVHTKGAIDNILKISTHALVNGKRVPLTEEMKANYLKSADEMSDNALRVLGAAYKDTDSMISPEEMEKDLTVIGFVGMIDPPRLEVKDSIRVAKMAGITPVMITGDHKNTAVAIAKELGIADSIDQSITGAEIDQLSDEEFSKKINSLRVFARVSPEHKVKIVRAFKAQGNIVSMTGDGVNDAPSLKYADIGVAMGITGTDVSKGASDMILTDDNFTTIVHAIEEGRNIYNNIKKSVIFLLSCNLGEVITIFASILFFWPVPLMPTQILWINLITDTLPAIALGVDPGDSDIMKKKPRNPKESFFAKGAGLRAIIGGVLIGALTLLAFFFGLREHGYTLGSENIPEEVLIYARTMSFVVLAASQLFYSLTMRNPVKSIFRIGLFSNKYLIGAIVVGIFLQLMVISVPFLAGAFNLHNLSLNDWGIVILLALIPLAANEIIKIFMRKTERD; encoded by the coding sequence ATGTGGTTTTCAAAAACGCAAGAAGAAGTTCTTAGGGAACTGGGAGTGGACCGTGCTACCGGTCTTTCCAGTGAAGAAGCAAAAGCTAGGCTTGAAAAATACGGCAGAAACAAGCTTAAGGGTAAACCCAAGAAAAGCTTGGCAGCCTTGTTTTTTGATCAACTGAAAGACATGCTCATATATGTTCTTTTAGGCGCAGCTTTAATCACCATGATCATCGGTGAGTATGTCGATGCTGTAATCATTCTTTTAGTTGTAGTCCTAAATGCCATAATAGGAGTCGTTCAGGAGTATAAGGCTGAAAAGGCTATTGAAGCCTTGCAGCAGATGACTACTCCAAAAGCTCTGGTAAGACGTGACGGACAGGTAAAAGAAGTAAATTCGGAGGAAGTGGTTCCCGGGGATATCGTAATTATAGATGCAGGAAGATATATTCCCGCTGATTTGCGGCTGATAGACAGCGCAAACCTTCAGATAGAGGAATCTGCCCTGACCGGTGAATCCGTACCTTCCGACAAGGATGCTGAAGCTATTTTTGATGATCCGAAAACAGGGATCGGCGACAGGTCGAATATGGCCTTCATGTCCACCCTTGCCACCTATGGAAGGGGCGAAGGTGTAGTGGTAGCTACTGCTATGGATACGGAAATCGGTAAAATAGCAAAGATCCTGGATGAAGACAATGAGGAAATGACCCCTTTGCAAAAAAGGCTGGATGAGCTCGGCAGAATTCTGGGCTTTATCGCTATCGGCATTTGCGTACTCATCTTTGTTATTTCCCTGTTCCAGAAAAGGGATCTTTTTGAAATGTTCCTGACTGCGATAAGCCTGGCTGTTGCCGCTATACCGGAAGGTCTTGCCGCTATAGTTGCTATAGTGCTGGCCCTGGGCGTACAGAGGATGTCCAAAATAAATGCCATAGTGAAAAAACTGCCGGCCGTTGAAACTTTAGGTTCCGTAAACATCATATGCTCGGATAAGACCGGCACCCTTACGCAAAATAAGATGACCGTTGTAAAATATTATACTCTGAACAATTTGAAGGATGTTCCTGCTGAAGGAAGCAATTTCAGCGCTTCCCAGGATGAAGCGGAACTAATCAAAACCTTTGTGCTATGCTCCGATGCTACATATGAAAACGGCCAGGGCACCGGTGACCCCACAGAGGTGGCATTGGTAGTATTGGGAAACAGATATAATCTTGAAAAAAACGAACTTAATTCAAAGCATCAAAGGGTGGCGGAAAAACCTTTCGATTCTGACAGAAAACTGATGTCCACTTTAAACGTGGAAGGAAATGGTTATAGAGTGCATACGAAAGGAGCCATCGACAACATACTGAAGATTTCAACCCATGCCCTTGTAAATGGCAAAAGAGTGCCTTTGACCGAAGAGATGAAAGCAAATTACCTGAAATCCGCCGACGAGATGTCGGACAATGCATTAAGGGTTTTGGGCGCTGCTTATAAGGATACCGACAGCATGATTTCCCCAGAGGAGATGGAAAAAGATCTAACCGTTATCGGTTTTGTAGGCATGATCGACCCGCCGAGGCTGGAGGTTAAAGATTCCATCAGGGTGGCAAAGATGGCCGGAATAACCCCTGTTATGATCACCGGCGACCATAAGAACACTGCTGTTGCCATTGCAAAAGAGCTAGGTATTGCTGATTCCATCGATCAGAGCATCACCGGTGCTGAGATCGACCAGCTTTCTGATGAAGAATTTTCTAAAAAAATAAACAGCTTAAGGGTATTTGCCAGGGTTTCCCCTGAGCATAAGGTAAAGATTGTTAGAGCGTTCAAGGCCCAGGGAAATATTGTATCCATGACCGGTGACGGCGTTAATGATGCTCCTTCGCTGAAATATGCGGATATAGGTGTCGCTATGGGCATAACCGGAACCGATGTATCCAAAGGTGCCAGCGATATGATTCTTACCGATGACAACTTTACAACCATCGTCCATGCCATAGAGGAGGGCAGGAACATCTATAACAACATAAAAAAATCGGTTATATTCCTGCTATCCTGCAACCTTGGTGAGGTTATTACAATATTCGCATCCATACTGTTCTTCTGGCCGGTGCCTCTGATGCCAACCCAGATTTTGTGGATCAATCTGATAACCGATACATTGCCTGCAATAGCGCTGGGGGTTGACCCCGGCGATAGTGATATCATGAAGAAAAAGCCAAGAAATCCGAAGGAAAGCTTCTTTGCCAAAGGTGCGGGACTCAGAGCGATCATCGGCGGTGTGCTGATAGGTGCATTGACACTGCTGGCCTTCTTCTTCGGCCTTAGAGAGCACGGTTATACTTTAGGCTCAGAGAATATACCCGAAGAAGTTCTGATTTATGCGAGAACTATGTCCTTCGTTGTATTGGCTGCCTCCCAGTTGTTCTATTCCCTGACGATGAGGAACCCGGTGAAATCCATTTTCCGGATTGGATTATTCTCCAATAAATACCTCATCGGTGCCATTGTCGTGGGAATATTCCTGCAACTGATGGTTATTTCCGTGCCTTTCCTGGCAGGCGCCTTCAATCTTCACAACCTCAGTTTAAACGACTGGGGAATCGTAATATTGCTGGCATTGATACCCCTTGCAGCAAATGAGATAATCAAAATATTCATGAGAAAAACGGAAAGAGATTGA